The proteins below are encoded in one region of Pseudomonas putida S13.1.2:
- a CDS encoding DUF3156 family protein codes for MIRNLRERLLAPRAPSGYRPGATLACLARNLGQQGLAGGVMHDPAQGWQAKVHERVEAHLLMHIVTCEFQLQLPAPHGREVSLELRHTGALRRTGLACVYRKGDRARFTQLRDRLLQQAALVAALMPLDFKRLTLAWRDGQWLLTLEHMGGSEVVNRMPAFRRYVPVSPQQRAHLMASLAQFNALLPSL; via the coding sequence ATGATCAGAAATTTGCGTGAACGCCTGCTGGCGCCTCGGGCGCCTTCCGGTTACCGCCCCGGGGCGACGCTGGCATGCCTGGCGCGCAACTTGGGGCAGCAGGGCCTGGCTGGTGGGGTGATGCACGACCCGGCACAGGGCTGGCAAGCCAAGGTGCACGAACGGGTCGAAGCCCATCTGCTGATGCACATCGTCACCTGTGAGTTCCAGTTGCAGCTGCCTGCCCCGCATGGGCGCGAGGTCAGCCTGGAACTGCGCCATACCGGTGCGCTACGCCGCACCGGCCTGGCCTGCGTGTACCGCAAGGGTGACCGGGCGCGCTTCACCCAGCTGCGTGACCGGTTGCTGCAGCAGGCAGCACTGGTGGCGGCGCTGATGCCGCTGGATTTCAAGCGCTTGACCCTGGCCTGGCGCGACGGCCAGTGGTTACTGACGCTGGAACACATGGGCGGCAGCGAAGTGGTCAACCGCATGCCGGCGTTTCGCCGCTACGTCCCCGTCAGCCCGCAACAGCGGGCGCACCTGATGGCCAGCCTTGCCCAGTTCAACGCCCTGCTACCCAGTCTTTGA
- the hpaH gene encoding 2-oxo-hept-4-ene-1,7-dioate hydratase: MLDNAFIQHAAERLDQAERSREQVRQFSLEQPAITIEDAYAIQRAWVAKKIAAGRKLVGHKIGLTSRAMQVSSNITEPDYGALLDDMLFDEGSDIPFERFIVPRVEVELAFILGKPLKGPNVTVFDVLDATEWVIPALEIIDARIQQVDPQTQATRKVFDTISDNAANAGVVMGGRAVRPTEIDLRKVPAVLYRNGVIEESGVSAAVLNHPAKGVAWLANKLAPYDVTLQPGQIILGGSFTRPVAARPGDTFHVDYDMLGSIACRFV; encoded by the coding sequence ATGCTAGACAACGCTTTCATCCAGCACGCCGCCGAACGCCTCGACCAGGCCGAACGCTCCCGCGAGCAAGTGCGCCAGTTCTCGCTGGAGCAACCGGCAATCACCATCGAAGACGCTTACGCCATCCAGCGCGCCTGGGTGGCAAAAAAGATCGCCGCCGGGCGCAAGCTGGTGGGCCACAAGATCGGCCTGACCTCGCGCGCCATGCAGGTGTCGTCGAACATCACCGAGCCCGACTACGGCGCCTTGCTCGACGACATGCTGTTCGATGAAGGCAGCGACATCCCCTTCGAGCGCTTCATCGTGCCGCGGGTTGAAGTGGAGTTGGCGTTCATCCTCGGTAAGCCGCTCAAAGGCCCGAACGTCACCGTTTTCGATGTACTGGACGCCACCGAGTGGGTAATCCCGGCGCTGGAGATCATTGACGCGCGCATCCAGCAGGTAGACCCGCAAACCCAGGCCACCCGCAAGGTGTTCGACACCATTTCCGACAACGCCGCCAATGCCGGCGTGGTGATGGGCGGGCGGGCCGTACGCCCCACCGAAATCGACCTGCGCAAGGTGCCGGCGGTGCTCTACCGCAATGGCGTGATCGAGGAATCCGGGGTCAGCGCTGCCGTGCTCAACCACCCGGCCAAAGGCGTTGCCTGGCTGGCCAACAAGCTGGCGCCGTACGACGTCACCCTGCAGCCCGGCCAGATCATCCTCGGGGGTTCGTTCACCCGCCCGGTCGCCGCTCGCCCAGGTGACACCTTCCACGTCGACTACGACATGCTCGGCTCCATCGCCTGCCGCTTCGTTTAA
- the hpaD gene encoding 3,4-dihydroxyphenylacetate 2,3-dioxygenase, protein MGKLALTAKITHVPSMYMSELPGPRQGFRQAAIDGHHEISRRCRELGVDTIVVFDTHWLVNANYHVLCGPHFEGVYTSNELPHFISNMPYAFPGNPALGKLLADECNRFNVETMAHHATTLAPEYGTLVPMRYMNQDQHFKVVSVSALCTSHYLADSARLGWAMRKAVEDHYDGTVAFLASGSLSHRFAQNGQAPDFATKVWSPFLETLDHRVVQMWQDGEWEAFCGMLPEYAAKGHGEGFMHDTAMLLGALGWSDYDGKAEVVTPYFGSSGTGQINAIFPVTPQDGSAIPAAQAANPAAVMSTSRL, encoded by the coding sequence ATGGGCAAACTCGCTCTCACTGCCAAGATTACCCATGTACCGTCCATGTACATGTCCGAACTGCCAGGCCCGCGCCAGGGCTTTCGCCAGGCGGCCATCGACGGGCATCACGAAATCAGCCGCCGTTGCCGTGAGCTGGGCGTGGACACCATCGTCGTGTTCGACACCCACTGGCTGGTCAACGCCAACTACCACGTGCTGTGCGGGCCGCATTTCGAGGGCGTGTACACCAGCAACGAACTGCCGCACTTCATCAGCAACATGCCCTACGCCTTCCCCGGCAACCCCGCGCTGGGCAAGCTGCTGGCCGATGAGTGCAACCGCTTCAACGTCGAAACCATGGCCCACCACGCCACCACCCTCGCCCCGGAATACGGCACCCTGGTGCCCATGCGCTACATGAACCAGGACCAGCACTTCAAGGTGGTCTCGGTCTCGGCACTGTGCACCTCGCACTACCTGGCCGACAGTGCCCGCCTGGGCTGGGCCATGCGCAAGGCCGTGGAAGACCATTACGACGGCACTGTGGCGTTCCTGGCCAGCGGCTCGCTGTCGCACCGCTTTGCGCAGAACGGCCAGGCGCCGGACTTCGCCACCAAGGTGTGGAGCCCGTTCCTGGAAACCCTCGACCACCGTGTGGTGCAAATGTGGCAAGACGGCGAGTGGGAAGCTTTTTGCGGGATGCTGCCGGAGTACGCCGCCAAGGGCCATGGTGAAGGCTTCATGCACGACACGGCAATGCTGCTGGGTGCGCTGGGCTGGTCCGACTACGACGGCAAAGCCGAAGTGGTAACGCCCTACTTCGGGTCTTCTGGCACCGGCCAGATCAACGCGATTTTCCCGGTCACGCCCCAGGACGGCTCGGCCATCCCTGCTGCCCAGGCCGCCAACCCGGCTGCAGTGATGTCCACCAGCCGCCTGTAA
- a CDS encoding p-hydroxyphenylacetate 3-hydroxylase reductase component has product MSNETFDSRAFRRALGNFATGVTVVTAAGPSGRKVGVTANSFNSVSLDPPLVLWSIDKRSTSHEVFEEASHFAVNILAADQIDLSNNFARPKEDRFAGIDYETGAGGAPLFADCAARFECEKYQQLDGGDHWILVGKVVAFDDFGRSPLLYHQGAYSMVLPHTRMTQRTEGQAPSSHFQGRLQHNLYYLMTQALRAYQADYQPRQLCTGLRTSEARMLMVLENDAGLSLNDLQREVAMPAREIEEAVANLKRKGLIADDEGRVRLSVKGVDETEALWTIAREQQDKVFGQFSEAQLETFKTVLKALINI; this is encoded by the coding sequence ATGTCCAACGAAACCTTCGATTCACGTGCCTTCCGCCGCGCCCTGGGCAACTTCGCCACCGGCGTGACCGTGGTGACTGCCGCCGGCCCCAGTGGCCGCAAGGTTGGCGTTACCGCCAACAGCTTCAACTCGGTGTCGCTGGACCCGCCGCTGGTCCTGTGGAGCATCGACAAGCGCTCCACCAGCCATGAAGTGTTCGAGGAGGCCTCGCACTTTGCCGTGAACATTCTGGCGGCGGACCAGATCGACCTGTCCAACAACTTCGCCCGCCCGAAGGAAGATCGCTTTGCCGGTATCGACTACGAGACCGGCGCTGGCGGCGCGCCATTGTTCGCCGATTGCGCGGCGCGCTTCGAGTGTGAAAAGTACCAGCAGCTGGACGGTGGCGATCACTGGATTTTGGTGGGCAAGGTGGTGGCCTTTGATGACTTTGGCCGCTCGCCGCTGCTGTACCACCAGGGCGCCTATTCAATGGTGCTGCCGCATACCCGCATGACCCAACGCACAGAGGGGCAGGCACCGAGCAGCCACTTCCAGGGCCGCCTACAGCACAACCTGTACTACCTGATGACCCAGGCGTTGCGTGCCTACCAGGCTGACTACCAGCCACGCCAGTTGTGCACGGGCCTGCGCACCAGCGAGGCACGCATGCTGATGGTGCTGGAGAACGATGCGGGCCTGAGCCTGAACGACCTGCAACGCGAAGTGGCGATGCCGGCGCGGGAGATCGAGGAAGCGGTGGCCAACCTCAAGCGCAAAGGGCTGATTGCCGATGACGAGGGGCGTGTGCGGTTGTCGGTGAAGGGCGTGGACGAGACCGAGGCGTTGTGGACCATTGCCCGGGAACAGCAGGACAAGGTGTTCGGGCAGTTCAGTGAGGCGCAGCTGGAGACTTTCAAGACCGTGCTGAAGGCGCTTATCAACATCTGA
- the hpaR gene encoding homoprotocatechuate degradation operon regulator HpaR, with translation MTTPRPSLTLTLLQAREATMAFFRPALNAHDLTEQQWRVIRILRQQGELESHQLAELACILKPSMSGVLKRLERDGIVARRKSPEDQRRVFISLTEAGQQAFLAMSEEMTRNYDKILAQFGEDKLQQLMQLLDEMKKIKP, from the coding sequence ATGACCACACCAAGACCCTCCCTGACCCTGACCTTGCTGCAGGCGCGCGAAGCCACCATGGCGTTCTTCCGCCCGGCATTGAATGCCCATGACCTGACCGAGCAGCAATGGCGGGTAATTCGTATCCTGCGCCAGCAAGGCGAGCTGGAAAGCCATCAGTTGGCGGAGCTGGCCTGTATCCTCAAGCCCAGCATGAGCGGGGTGCTCAAGCGCCTGGAGCGTGACGGCATCGTGGCGCGGCGCAAGTCGCCGGAAGACCAGCGCCGGGTGTTTATCAGCCTGACCGAGGCCGGCCAGCAAGCGTTTCTGGCGATGAGCGAGGAGATGACACGCAACTACGACAAGATCCTCGCCCAGTTTGGCGAGGACAAGCTGCAGCAACTGATGCAGCTGCTGGATGAAATGAAGAAGATCAAACCCTGA
- the feaR gene encoding transcriptional regulator FeaR: MHTQQSTRQGLERWTTAMQQICGRFETELASNHSLFIGEISTFSRAGLPLANLRTNAGNIRRLGENSTLDDDQHCFLVSQRAGHSTVAQGGVQVSLAPGELLLMDSVGRCEITPSGLIEHVSLALSREQVRKYVQGSGPMFGKISSSNACGRMLHVLMDQLCKDGNVSGDGAQGDALQTAFIALLEPGFERNGEAPGNFGALNGANLRGYVQQVIDESLSQPGLTPSNLAGRLNISVRHLYRLFEEEGDSVCRYIQRARLKRSADDLANPFFRSESITSIAYKWGFTDSAHFSRSFKKQFERSPKDYRAQAMA, encoded by the coding sequence ATGCATACTCAACAATCCACCCGTCAGGGGCTGGAACGCTGGACCACGGCCATGCAGCAGATCTGCGGCCGTTTCGAGACGGAGCTTGCGTCCAATCACTCGCTGTTCATCGGCGAAATTTCCACCTTTTCCCGCGCCGGCCTGCCGCTGGCCAACCTGCGCACCAACGCCGGCAACATCCGCCGGCTGGGCGAAAACTCCACGCTTGACGATGACCAGCATTGCTTCCTGGTCAGCCAGCGTGCGGGGCATTCCACCGTGGCCCAGGGTGGCGTGCAGGTCAGCCTGGCGCCGGGTGAACTGCTGTTGATGGATTCGGTCGGGCGTTGCGAAATCACTCCCAGCGGCCTGATCGAGCATGTCTCGCTGGCCCTGTCGCGTGAGCAGGTGCGCAAGTATGTGCAAGGCAGCGGCCCGATGTTTGGCAAGATCTCCTCGAGCAACGCCTGCGGGCGCATGCTGCATGTGCTGATGGACCAGCTGTGCAAGGACGGTAACGTGAGCGGCGATGGCGCCCAGGGTGATGCGCTGCAGACCGCCTTCATCGCCCTGCTGGAGCCGGGCTTCGAGCGCAATGGCGAAGCGCCGGGCAACTTTGGGGCCTTGAACGGTGCCAACCTGCGGGGCTACGTGCAGCAGGTGATCGACGAGTCGCTGTCACAGCCTGGGCTGACCCCGTCCAACCTGGCCGGGCGCCTGAACATCTCGGTGCGTCACCTGTACCGGCTGTTCGAGGAGGAGGGCGATAGCGTGTGCCGCTACATTCAGCGGGCGCGCCTGAAGCGCAGTGCGGATGACCTGGCCAACCCGTTCTTCAGGAGCGAGTCGATTACCTCGATCGCCTACAAGTGGGGGTTTACCGACTCGGCGCATTTCAGCCGCTCGTTCAAGAAACAGTTCGAACGCTCTCCGAAGGACTACCGGGCGCAGGCGATGGCGTGA
- a CDS encoding 5-carboxymethyl-2-hydroxymuconate Delta-isomerase: MPHLVLLYTPDLETDADIRGLCRALADTMLEQRDAEGKAVFPTGGTRVLAYPAAHCAVADGKGEYGFLYANLRMATGRSAEVHKAVGDSLLAVLKARLDPLLQQRPIGITVQIDHSTAQVYDAKHSTLHPLFNR; this comes from the coding sequence ATGCCACATCTGGTTCTGCTCTACACCCCCGACCTGGAAACCGACGCCGACATCCGCGGCCTGTGCCGCGCCCTGGCCGACACCATGCTCGAACAGCGCGATGCCGAAGGCAAAGCCGTGTTCCCCACCGGCGGTACCCGCGTGCTGGCCTACCCCGCCGCCCATTGCGCGGTGGCCGACGGCAAAGGCGAATACGGCTTTCTGTACGCCAACCTGCGCATGGCTACCGGCCGTAGCGCCGAGGTGCACAAAGCCGTGGGCGACAGCTTGCTGGCGGTGTTGAAAGCCCGCCTGGACCCACTGCTGCAGCAGCGCCCAATCGGCATCACCGTGCAGATCGACCACAGCACCGCCCAGGTCTACGACGCCAAGCACAGCACCTTGCACCCACTGTTCAACCGCTAG
- a CDS encoding NAD(P)/FAD-dependent oxidoreductase, producing the protein MITLESPTYYSATKKYNLSFPTLERDIEADVVVIGGGFSGINTALELAEQGVTNIVVLEARYLGYGGSGRNGGQIMAGIGHDLEKIRSSVGDQGVRDIFEISELGAGIIKDRIARYAIDADFCHGYGYMGFNRRQEQTLRKWEKAFKAINTRDQIRFLGGSEVRQIIGSNAYSSALLHMGGGHVHSLNLLLGEAQALVGHGARIFEHSPALEVTYGERITVRTGRGSVRASKLLWACDSFLNKLEPQLHARTINTYAFQMMTEPLPDELIERISPIRGAYSDIRPVIDYYRVTRENRLLFGAATPFVEHFPLDLKAWNRALMLKIFPYLKDVRIDLAWGGPMATSANLFPQIGTLDNRPNAFFVQGYSGFGVTPSHIICKILAEGMHEGSKRYDLVSSVKHARILGKDHFRPLLLTAGKTLHQLSGYFNGRR; encoded by the coding sequence ATGATCACCCTCGAGAGCCCCACCTACTACTCGGCGACCAAGAAGTACAACCTGAGCTTCCCTACCCTGGAACGCGACATCGAGGCCGATGTGGTGGTGATCGGTGGCGGTTTCTCCGGCATTAACACCGCCCTGGAGCTGGCGGAACAAGGCGTGACCAATATCGTCGTGCTCGAGGCCCGTTACCTGGGCTACGGCGGCAGCGGGCGCAACGGCGGGCAGATCATGGCGGGCATCGGCCACGACCTGGAGAAGATCCGCAGCAGCGTCGGCGATCAGGGCGTGAGGGATATCTTCGAAATCAGCGAACTGGGCGCCGGCATCATCAAGGACCGCATCGCCCGCTACGCCATAGACGCCGACTTCTGCCACGGCTATGGCTACATGGGCTTCAACCGCCGCCAGGAACAGACCCTGCGCAAATGGGAGAAGGCGTTCAAGGCGATCAATACACGCGACCAGATCCGTTTTCTCGGTGGCAGCGAAGTGCGCCAGATCATCGGTAGCAACGCCTACAGCAGCGCCCTGCTGCACATGGGCGGTGGCCATGTGCATTCACTGAACCTGCTGCTGGGCGAAGCGCAGGCACTGGTCGGCCATGGTGCGCGCATCTTCGAACACAGCCCGGCCCTGGAAGTGACCTACGGCGAGCGCATCACGGTACGCACCGGCCGTGGCTCGGTACGCGCCAGCAAGCTGCTGTGGGCGTGCGACAGCTTCCTCAACAAGCTGGAGCCGCAGCTGCACGCACGCACCATCAACACCTATGCCTTCCAGATGATGACCGAGCCGTTGCCGGATGAGCTGATCGAGCGCATCAGCCCGATACGCGGGGCTTACAGCGACATCCGCCCGGTCATCGACTACTACCGGGTCACCCGCGAGAACCGCCTGCTGTTTGGCGCCGCCACGCCCTTCGTCGAGCACTTCCCGCTGGACCTGAAGGCCTGGAACCGCGCCCTGATGCTGAAGATTTTCCCCTACCTGAAAGACGTGCGCATTGACCTGGCCTGGGGCGGCCCGATGGCCACCAGTGCCAACCTGTTTCCGCAGATAGGCACCCTCGACAACCGCCCCAACGCCTTCTTTGTGCAGGGCTACTCCGGCTTTGGCGTCACGCCCAGCCACATCATTTGCAAGATACTCGCCGAAGGCATGCATGAAGGATCGAAGCGTTATGACCTGGTCAGCTCGGTCAAGCATGCACGCATCCTCGGCAAAGACCATTTCCGCCCGCTGCTGCTCACTGCCGGCAAGACCCTGCACCAGCTGTCGGGCTACTTCAACGGCCGTCGCTGA
- a CDS encoding TetR/AcrR family transcriptional regulator — protein MLLKDLSPSAVRVCDAAVGHFAEYGYDASSLNEIAQLAGMRKASLYAHFANKDALFVEVFQRALVQETAFVEHGFAQEARDGLAPGHWLALHLAERYRDSAELRFVLRTAFLPPSGIKPIVTSGFEKYLDGIREGFCQALQTRHRWADEQHSRLALYADAYLGIIDSLYVELMYAGPDAYERRAAALLKVLEDSLSLNR, from the coding sequence ATGCTGTTGAAAGACCTTTCCCCTTCTGCGGTGCGTGTGTGCGATGCCGCCGTCGGCCACTTCGCCGAGTACGGCTACGACGCCTCTTCGCTGAACGAAATCGCCCAGCTGGCGGGCATGCGCAAGGCATCGCTGTATGCGCACTTCGCCAACAAGGACGCCTTGTTCGTGGAGGTGTTCCAGCGTGCGCTGGTGCAGGAAACGGCCTTTGTCGAGCACGGCTTTGCGCAGGAAGCCCGCGACGGCCTGGCGCCGGGGCACTGGCTGGCGCTGCACCTGGCTGAGCGTTATCGCGACTCGGCCGAGCTGCGCTTTGTGTTGCGCACAGCGTTCCTGCCCCCATCGGGTATCAAGCCGATTGTGACTTCGGGCTTCGAAAAATACCTGGACGGCATACGAGAAGGGTTCTGCCAGGCCCTGCAAACTCGCCACCGCTGGGCTGATGAGCAGCACAGCCGCCTGGCGCTGTATGCAGATGCCTACCTGGGCATCATCGACAGCCTGTATGTGGAGCTGATGTACGCAGGCCCCGACGCCTATGAGCGGCGCGCGGCAGCACTGCTGAAAGTGCTGGAAGACTCGCTGTCACTCAACCGCTGA
- a CDS encoding p-hydroxyphenylacetate 3-hydroxylase oxygenase component encodes MKKPNPLLEDLKSVLPTIAANAMRAEQDRSVPAENIALLKSIGMHRAFLPKHFGGMEITLPEFAQCIALLAGACASTAWAMSLLCTHSHQMAMFSPKLQQEVWGSDPDATASSSIAPFGRTEEVEGGVSFSGEMGWSSGCDHAEWAILGFRRKNAEGAQDYCFAILPRGDYEIRDDWYAVGMRGSGSKTLIVRDAFVPEHRIQKAKDMMEGKSAGFGLYPDSKIFFAPYRPYFASGFSTVSLGIAERMLEVFREKTRNRVRAYTGAPVGAATPALMRLAESTHQVAAARALLEKSWDEIAEHSARHQYPSRGTLAFWRTNQGYAVKMCIQAVDRLMEAAGGGAWFESNELQRLFRDSHMTGAHAYTDYDVCSQILGRELMGLEPDPAMV; translated from the coding sequence ATGAAAAAGCCAAACCCCCTGCTGGAAGACCTGAAATCCGTCCTGCCGACCATCGCCGCCAATGCCATGCGTGCAGAGCAGGACCGCAGTGTGCCGGCAGAGAATATCGCCTTGCTGAAAAGCATCGGCATGCACCGCGCTTTCTTGCCCAAACACTTCGGCGGCATGGAAATCACCCTGCCGGAGTTCGCCCAGTGCATCGCCTTGCTGGCGGGGGCCTGCGCCAGCACCGCCTGGGCCATGAGCCTGCTGTGCACCCACAGCCACCAGATGGCAATGTTCTCGCCCAAGCTACAGCAGGAGGTGTGGGGCAGCGACCCGGATGCCACCGCCAGCAGCAGCATCGCGCCGTTCGGCCGCACCGAAGAGGTTGAGGGTGGCGTGTCGTTCAGCGGCGAAATGGGCTGGAGTTCCGGTTGCGACCACGCCGAATGGGCGATTCTCGGTTTCCGCCGCAAGAATGCCGAAGGCGCTCAGGATTACTGCTTCGCCATCCTGCCTCGTGGCGACTATGAAATCCGTGATGACTGGTATGCCGTGGGCATGCGCGGCAGCGGCAGCAAGACCCTGATCGTGCGTGATGCCTTCGTGCCCGAGCACCGCATCCAGAAGGCCAAGGACATGATGGAGGGCAAGTCGGCGGGCTTTGGCTTGTACCCCGACAGCAAGATTTTCTTCGCCCCGTATCGCCCGTATTTTGCCAGCGGCTTCTCCACGGTCAGCCTCGGTATTGCCGAGCGCATGCTGGAGGTGTTCCGCGAGAAAACCCGCAACCGGGTGCGTGCCTACACCGGTGCCCCTGTGGGCGCCGCCACCCCGGCGCTGATGCGCCTGGCCGAGTCGACCCACCAGGTGGCTGCCGCCCGGGCACTGCTGGAAAAGAGCTGGGACGAGATTGCCGAGCACAGTGCCCGCCACCAATACCCGTCGCGTGGCACGCTGGCGTTCTGGCGTACCAACCAAGGCTACGCCGTGAAGATGTGCATCCAGGCCGTCGACCGCCTGATGGAGGCGGCCGGTGGTGGCGCCTGGTTCGAGAGCAACGAACTGCAGCGGCTGTTCCGCGATTCGCACATGACCGGTGCCCATGCCTACACCGATTACGACGTGTGTTCGCAAATCCTCGGCCGCGAGCTGATGGGCCTGGAGCCTGACCCGGCGATGGTCTGA
- the hpaI gene encoding 4-hydroxy-2-oxoheptanedioate aldolase, with protein MDMPINHFKQRLRSGEPQIGLWLGLADAYCAELAANAGFDWLLIDGEHAPNDLRGMLAQLQAVAPYASQAVIRPVIGDTALIKQVLDIGAQTLLVPMVETAEQAQQLVKAMHYPPKGIRGVGSALARASRWNGIPGYLDHADEQMCLLVQIENKEGLANLDEIVAVEGVDGVFIGPADLSAAMGHRGNPGHPDVQAAIEDAIVRIGKASKAAGILSADEKLARRYIELGAAFVAVGVDTTVLMRGLRELAGKFKGTVVVPSTGGGVY; from the coding sequence ATGGACATGCCCATCAACCACTTCAAGCAACGCCTGCGCAGCGGTGAACCGCAAATCGGCCTGTGGCTCGGCCTGGCCGATGCCTACTGCGCCGAGCTGGCGGCCAATGCCGGTTTCGACTGGCTGCTGATCGACGGCGAACACGCGCCCAACGACCTGCGCGGCATGCTCGCGCAGTTGCAGGCGGTGGCGCCCTATGCCAGCCAGGCAGTGATCCGCCCGGTGATCGGCGATACCGCGCTGATCAAGCAGGTGCTGGATATCGGCGCACAGACCTTGCTGGTGCCGATGGTGGAAACTGCCGAACAGGCGCAGCAACTGGTCAAGGCCATGCATTACCCGCCCAAGGGCATTCGCGGGGTGGGCAGCGCGCTGGCGAGGGCTTCGCGCTGGAACGGCATCCCCGGCTACCTGGACCACGCCGATGAGCAGATGTGCCTGCTGGTGCAGATCGAGAACAAGGAAGGCCTGGCCAACCTGGACGAGATCGTTGCGGTGGAAGGTGTGGATGGCGTGTTCATCGGGCCTGCGGACCTGAGTGCGGCCATGGGGCATCGTGGCAACCCCGGGCACCCGGACGTGCAGGCGGCGATCGAGGACGCGATCGTGCGCATTGGCAAGGCGAGCAAAGCTGCGGGCATTCTCAGTGCCGATGAGAAGCTGGCGCGGCGCTACATCGAGCTGGGTGCGGCGTTTGTGGCAGTGGGTGTGGATACCACGGTGCTGATGCGCGGGCTGCGCGAGCTGGCGGGGAAGTTCAAAGGTACAGTGGTAGTCCCCAGTACCGGGGGTGGTGTCTACTGA
- a CDS encoding MFS transporter, translating to MSTLEHASPREAHVVRADSTHRAVTWRLMPLLLVCYLFAHLDRINIGFAKMQMSQDLHLSDTVYGLGAGLFFIAYALFGVPSNLMLDRVGPRRWIACLMVVWGLLSTSMLLIESSSAFYLLRFALGAAEAGFFPGILVYLNRWYPAGRRAQVTALFAIAVPLAGVVGGPVSGAILAFMHDTGGLRGWQWMFLLEGAPVVLLGLVVLAVLPEHFERVSWLNEQQKATLRAQFGEEEQRKPVTSFGAIFASRALWLLVAVYCAVMLAVNTLAFWMPSLIHSAGVASDASVGLLSAVPYVAGCVFMLACGRSSDRHRERRWHLCVPLLMAAAGIAIAAIAPGQAVPVMAGLVLAGMGASAALPMFWQLPPAFLNARTQAAGIALISSLGSIASFFTPYFIGWVRDTTHSASLALYVLAVFIALGGLLVLRTQAAIVNP from the coding sequence ATGAGCACACTCGAACACGCCTCGCCGCGCGAGGCACACGTTGTAAGGGCCGACAGTACCCATCGGGCAGTCACTTGGCGGCTGATGCCGCTGCTGCTGGTGTGCTACCTGTTCGCCCACCTGGACCGCATCAACATCGGCTTCGCCAAGATGCAGATGAGCCAGGACTTGCACTTGTCCGACACGGTCTATGGCCTGGGCGCCGGGCTGTTCTTCATTGCCTATGCGCTGTTCGGCGTCCCCAGCAACCTGATGCTCGACCGCGTTGGCCCACGCCGCTGGATCGCCTGCCTGATGGTGGTATGGGGGCTGTTGTCGACCAGCATGCTGCTGATCGAAAGCAGCAGCGCGTTCTACCTGTTGCGCTTTGCCCTGGGCGCGGCCGAGGCCGGGTTCTTCCCCGGGATCCTGGTGTACCTCAACCGCTGGTACCCGGCCGGGCGCCGCGCCCAGGTCACCGCGCTGTTCGCTATTGCCGTGCCGTTGGCCGGAGTGGTCGGCGGGCCGGTGTCCGGGGCCATCCTGGCCTTCATGCACGACACGGGCGGGCTGCGTGGCTGGCAGTGGATGTTCCTGCTCGAAGGTGCGCCGGTGGTGTTGCTTGGCCTGGTGGTACTGGCCGTTTTGCCGGAACACTTCGAGCGGGTGAGCTGGCTGAATGAGCAGCAGAAAGCCACGCTGCGCGCGCAATTCGGTGAGGAAGAACAGCGCAAGCCAGTAACCTCGTTCGGCGCCATTTTCGCCAGCCGGGCGCTGTGGCTGCTGGTGGCGGTGTATTGCGCGGTAATGCTGGCGGTCAACACCCTGGCGTTCTGGATGCCCAGCCTGATTCACAGTGCCGGAGTGGCCAGCGACGCCAGTGTCGGCCTGCTCAGCGCTGTGCCGTACGTGGCCGGTTGCGTGTTCATGCTGGCGTGCGGGCGCTCCAGCGACCGCCACCGCGAGCGCCGCTGGCACTTGTGCGTACCCCTGCTGATGGCCGCCGCCGGCATTGCCATTGCCGCGATTGCGCCCGGGCAGGCGGTGCCGGTAATGGCCGGCCTGGTGCTGGCCGGCATGGGCGCGAGCGCCGCGCTGCCGATGTTCTGGCAACTGCCGCCGGCGTTTCTCAACGCCCGCACCCAGGCCGCCGGCATTGCCCTGATCAGCTCGCTGGGCAGCATCGCCTCGTTCTTCACCCCTTACTTCATCGGCTGGGTGCGCGACACCACCCACAGCGCCAGCCTGGCCCTGTACGTACTCGCCGTCTTCATCGCCCTGGGCGGCCTGCTGGTGCTGCGCACCCAGGCTGCCATCGTCAACCCTTGA